The following coding sequences are from one SAR86 cluster bacterium window:
- the gatC gene encoding Asp-tRNA(Asn)/Glu-tRNA(Gln) amidotransferase subunit GatC, which produces MKISEETLKNISQLSKLGIHDDTKKKLIKELESILEMVNKMNEVNTENVEPMSHAMSDSQNLREDLISSDIKRDDYMENAPLSEDGYYLTPKVIEQDD; this is translated from the coding sequence ATGAAAATATCAGAAGAAACTTTAAAAAATATTTCCCAATTATCAAAATTAGGAATTCATGATGATACAAAAAAGAAATTGATCAAAGAATTGGAATCTATTTTAGAAATGGTAAATAAAATGAACGAAGTAAATACTGAAAATGTTGAACCAATGAGTCACGCAATGAGTGATTCTCAAAATCTTAGGGAAGATTTAATCTCAAGCGATATAAAAAGAGATGACTACATGGAAAACGCTCCTCTTTCAGAAGATGGATACTATCTAACTCCAAAAGTAATAGAGCAAGATGATTGA
- a CDS encoding rod shape-determining protein MreC, translating to MINKELKQTQIAQSAIFTTGSMRASKIFPSFFLTLTIFFTDFYFDYSKNLKIYLQLLFQPLTEIPNTVVETSNRITFFFSSQNQLYIEIDNLNDEIEKLNFEILKLKNIEEENIELSNLMNLVKTKNFSVSILGEIKSKSFFPNESLNVFTNIKKLNENMVVLNNYGVVGQISEIYPNYVKVQPLYEQGNVVPSYIPRNGLNIILKGKGEDKTFTIENLSSEVNLYEGDEIYSSGLGGKFPKGYLIGKVKSISKNQNLKFQEVEVSSSAEFDKGSKVLFISP from the coding sequence ATGATTAACAAAGAGCTTAAACAAACACAAATAGCTCAAAGTGCAATCTTCACTACTGGGTCGATGAGGGCCTCAAAGATATTTCCATCATTTTTTCTAACCCTAACAATTTTTTTTACTGATTTTTATTTTGATTACAGTAAAAATTTAAAAATTTACCTTCAATTATTATTTCAGCCCCTTACAGAAATACCAAATACGGTTGTTGAAACTTCAAATAGAATTACCTTTTTTTTCAGCTCTCAAAATCAATTATATATTGAAATAGATAATTTGAATGATGAGATAGAAAAATTAAATTTTGAAATCTTAAAATTAAAAAATATTGAGGAAGAAAATATCGAGCTTTCAAATTTAATGAATCTTGTAAAAACCAAAAATTTTTCTGTTTCAATTCTTGGGGAAATCAAAAGTAAAAGTTTTTTCCCCAATGAATCATTAAATGTTTTTACCAACATAAAAAAACTGAATGAAAATATGGTTGTTCTAAATAATTACGGGGTTGTTGGACAAATATCTGAAATTTACCCTAATTATGTAAAAGTTCAGCCTTTATATGAGCAAGGTAATGTTGTGCCAAGTTACATTCCTCGAAATGGCTTAAATATAATTTTGAAAGGAAAGGGTGAAGACAAAACCTTCACAATTGAAAATTTAAGTAGTGAAGTAAATCTTTATGAAGGCGATGAAATATATTCTTCTGGATTAGGAGGAAAATTTCCAAAAGGATATTTAATTGGAAAGGTAAAAAGCATTTCAAAAAACCAAAATCTTAAATTTCAGGAAGTCGAAGTTTCTTCTAGCGCTGAATTTGATAAAGGCTCAAAAGTATTATTTATCTCTCCATGA
- a CDS encoding rod shape-determining protein, translating to MVSLSKYLKGFYSTDLSIDLGTANTLVYVRGRGIVLDEPSVVAIKKTDGHRSVVAVGSEAKRMLGRVPGNIEAIRPLKDGVIADFQVTEKMLQHFIQEVHGENFFRPSPRILICVPCQSTQVERRAIRESALQAGAREVRLIEEPMAAAIGAGLPVEEASGSMVVDIGGGTTEIAILALNGVVFSSSLKTGGDRFNESIVSYLRRKYGVLIGESTAERIKESVGCASADSEVKDMEVRGRNLAEGVPNTLNISSQEIYEAISGPLSSILQSIRNALEQSPPELSSDISERGIVLTGGGALLRDLDKMISEQTGIPVIVAEEPLTCVARGGGIALDILDKYDVDLLSTE from the coding sequence ATGGTTTCATTATCTAAATATTTGAAGGGATTTTATTCTACCGACCTTTCAATAGATCTAGGTACAGCTAATACTCTTGTTTATGTGAGGGGAAGAGGTATTGTTTTAGACGAGCCATCAGTTGTTGCTATAAAAAAAACGGATGGCCACAGATCTGTTGTTGCAGTAGGGTCTGAAGCAAAAAGAATGCTTGGAAGAGTTCCTGGAAATATTGAGGCTATTAGACCTTTGAAGGACGGAGTAATAGCGGATTTTCAAGTGACTGAAAAAATGCTTCAACATTTTATTCAGGAAGTTCATGGAGAAAATTTCTTCAGACCTAGTCCGCGAATTTTGATTTGCGTTCCATGTCAATCAACTCAAGTAGAAAGAAGAGCTATAAGAGAGTCAGCTTTGCAAGCTGGTGCAAGGGAAGTTAGATTAATCGAGGAACCAATGGCAGCAGCAATAGGAGCTGGACTCCCCGTTGAGGAGGCCTCAGGTTCAATGGTTGTAGATATTGGAGGAGGCACGACAGAAATAGCAATATTAGCTTTAAATGGTGTAGTTTTCTCAAGTTCTTTAAAAACCGGTGGAGATAGGTTCAATGAGTCTATTGTTTCTTACTTGAGAAGAAAGTATGGAGTTTTGATTGGTGAATCTACTGCCGAAAGAATTAAAGAAAGTGTAGGATGTGCTTCTGCCGATAGTGAAGTAAAAGATATGGAGGTTAGAGGTAGAAACCTCGCAGAAGGTGTTCCCAATACTTTAAATATATCTAGTCAGGAAATTTATGAAGCTATTTCTGGTCCGCTTTCTTCTATTTTACAGTCTATAAGAAATGCTTTGGAACAATCCCCTCCAGAATTGAGCTCAGATATTTCTGAGAGAGGTATTGTTTTGACAGGAGGAGGCGCACTTTTGAGAGATTTAGATAAAATGATTTCTGAACAGACAGGAATTCCTGTAATTGTTGCAGAAGAACCTCTTACTTGCGTAGCTAGAGGTGGGGGCATAGCACTAGATATTCTAGATAAGTACGACGTAGATTTACTGTCTACAGAGTAA
- the gatA gene encoding Asp-tRNA(Asn)/Glu-tRNA(Gln) amidotransferase subunit GatA: MIDLKSSDLVTQIEALKNKEISSYELTSMYLKNIQDNENLNCFISINESALEDAKKIDSSKEEFGPLKGIPIAHKDIFCVENGKTTCGSKMLENFISPYSSTVYEKLNRAGTVMLGKTNMDEFAMGSSNETSYFGNVKNPIENTKSPGGSSGGSAAAVKANLCAFATGTDTGGSIRQPASFCGITGIKPTYGRVSRWGMIAFASSLDQAGVFTKTALDAAIALEMISGFDKKDSTSINSEVSNLKYETVSKMDHIIGIPSDIIDSIKDPKVKETYLENIELLKKNGVKTKEIKLQNLEYSLPAYYVIAPAECSANLSRYDGIKFGYSCENPKNLEDLYTRTRSEGFGEEVKKRILIGTYCLSAGYFDAYYLKAQKIRTLVTESFKKAFKDVSVIAMPTCSNTAFDLESIQDPVKMYEQDIYTIPANLAGLPAISIPAGYQKNLPLGLQFIGNHLQESSILNISHKFQKISDYHV, encoded by the coding sequence ATGATTGATCTTAAAAGTTCTGATCTAGTAACTCAAATAGAAGCTCTTAAGAATAAAGAAATCTCCTCATACGAACTCACTTCTATGTATTTGAAAAATATTCAAGATAATGAAAATTTAAATTGCTTTATTTCCATAAATGAATCTGCACTTGAGGATGCAAAAAAAATTGATTCATCGAAAGAAGAATTTGGTCCTCTCAAGGGTATTCCCATTGCTCATAAAGACATTTTTTGCGTGGAAAATGGTAAGACAACTTGTGGATCTAAAATGTTGGAAAACTTTATTTCACCTTATTCATCTACGGTTTATGAAAAGCTTAATAGAGCAGGAACGGTAATGTTGGGTAAAACGAATATGGATGAATTTGCGATGGGATCTTCGAATGAAACCAGTTATTTTGGAAATGTAAAAAATCCTATCGAAAACACTAAAAGTCCCGGAGGTTCCTCAGGTGGATCTGCCGCTGCAGTTAAGGCTAATTTATGTGCCTTTGCAACTGGAACGGATACTGGAGGGTCTATAAGACAACCTGCATCCTTCTGCGGAATTACGGGAATTAAGCCAACCTATGGAAGAGTTTCTAGATGGGGAATGATTGCTTTTGCATCAAGTCTTGACCAAGCTGGAGTTTTCACAAAAACTGCATTAGATGCTGCAATAGCTCTAGAAATGATTTCTGGGTTCGATAAAAAAGACTCTACTTCTATCAATAGCGAAGTTTCAAATTTGAAATATGAGACTGTTTCTAAAATGGATCACATAATTGGAATACCCTCAGACATTATTGATTCGATTAAAGATCCAAAAGTGAAAGAAACCTATTTAGAGAATATTGAACTTTTAAAAAAAAATGGTGTTAAGACTAAGGAAATTAAACTCCAAAATCTTGAATATTCTCTTCCTGCATACTACGTTATTGCTCCAGCAGAATGTTCTGCAAACCTATCTAGATACGATGGGATTAAATTTGGTTATAGTTGCGAAAACCCTAAAAATTTAGAGGATCTTTATACTCGAACAAGATCTGAAGGGTTTGGAGAAGAGGTAAAGAAAAGAATACTTATTGGCACATATTGTCTTTCTGCAGGATATTTTGATGCATATTATCTTAAAGCTCAAAAGATTAGAACCTTGGTTACCGAAAGTTTTAAGAAAGCATTCAAAGATGTCTCGGTTATTGCTATGCCAACCTGCTCAAATACTGCTTTTGATTTAGAGTCAATACAAGATCCTGTAAAAATGTATGAGCAAGACATCTATACAATTCCAGCAAATTTAGCTGGATTACCTGCCATTTCTATTCCAGCTGGATATCAAAAAAATCTTCCACTTGGATTACAATTCATTGGTAATCATTTGCAAGAGTCATCGATATTAAATATTTCACATAAATTTCAAAAAATATCTGATTACCATGTCTAA
- the mreD gene encoding rod shape-determining protein MreD: MTEYLDKRNTFPIYLTIGITIIIFSIVEIIFRNSFSFYLNIPLTLMCLIYWNMALPKSVGLFWAIISGFLLDLSQDLVLGTNVMIFLISSYLIQRYFHRLRALFRVQQSLIVASAVFLNQMIFIISFSNFSLKIFLELLIFTLISAFIWPVIYGFLRNIRIKFTYGS, encoded by the coding sequence ATGACAGAATATCTTGATAAGAGAAATACTTTTCCTATTTACTTAACAATAGGTATCACAATAATTATTTTTTCTATTGTTGAGATTATTTTTAGAAATTCTTTCAGCTTCTATTTAAATATTCCATTAACTTTAATGTGCCTCATTTATTGGAATATGGCTCTTCCTAAAAGTGTGGGTTTATTTTGGGCGATAATTTCTGGGTTTCTTCTAGATTTATCTCAAGACTTAGTATTGGGCACAAATGTTATGATTTTTTTGATAAGTTCTTATTTGATACAAAGATATTTTCATCGGTTAAGAGCGTTGTTTAGAGTTCAGCAATCTCTTATTGTTGCTAGCGCAGTTTTTTTGAATCAGATGATATTCATAATCTCTTTTTCTAACTTTTCTTTGAAAATTTTTCTAGAATTATTAATTTTTACTCTTATTTCTGCATTTATTTGGCCTGTTATTTACGGCTTCTTAAGAAATATAAGAATAAAATTTACTTATGGTAGTTAG